In Granulicatella elegans, one genomic interval encodes:
- a CDS encoding helix-turn-helix domain-containing protein, translating into MIISLRAARVNRNLTLLEAAKHLKINKDTLTKYEKDSTNLPYSLSKRMQELYEIPGENLYFGDTLSFVAQFKPLPHEEDQH; encoded by the coding sequence ATGATAATATCTTTACGAGCAGCGCGGGTTAATCGTAATTTAACACTCTTAGAAGCCGCCAAACACCTAAAAATTAATAAAGATACTTTAACGAAGTATGAAAAAGATTCTACGAATCTTCCATACTCTTTAAGTAAACGCATGCAGGAACTCTATGAGATTCCAGGCGAAAATCTTTATTTTGGCGATACTTTAAGCTTCGTGGCGCAGTTTAAGCCACTCCCTCACGAAGAAGATCAACACTAG